TGGCGCCGAACCAGGCGAAGCGGTTCAGCGCGCGCATGCGCTCGTCGCTGTCCTCCACGAACGCGCGGAAGAACTGCAGCGCGGCCAAGGGGACGACCACGCCCGCGACGAGGTGTAGCCGCTCCCACAGCTCCCCCTGGAAGGCCGCGCGGACGGCCGTCACCGCGTACCACAGGGCCACGCTCAGACCGAAGGTGGCGAAGACCCAGTGCGCCCGCCGCTTGCGAGGGCGGAGCAGCACGTTCACCGCCAGCGCGAAGCTGAGCATCGCGGCGATCAGTGAGGTCTGTACGCGCAGGTCCATGGACGTAGCCTACCCGGAATGGCCCAGTAGAGCCCCCGAACCCGGTCAGTCGCATCCGGACAGACGCGTCGCGCTGGCCAGTGGCCCGGTTGACACATGCGCACCAGACCAGCCAAGACGCA
This genomic interval from Sandaracinaceae bacterium contains the following:
- a CDS encoding two-component system sensor protein — its product is MDLRVQTSLIAAMLSFALAVNVLLRPRKRRAHWVFATFGLSVALWYAVTAVRAAFQGELWERLHLVAGVVVPLAALQFFRAFVEDSDERMRALNRFAWFGA